Proteins encoded within one genomic window of Callithrix jacchus isolate 240 chromosome 11, calJac240_pri, whole genome shotgun sequence:
- the LOC100388583 gene encoding olfactory receptor 2F1-like — protein MGRDNVTWVSEFILMGLSSDRGTQAGLFILFAAAYLLTLLGNGLILLLIWLDVRLHLPMYFFLCNLSLVDICYTSSGVPQMLVHFLMEKKTISFAQCGTQLFFSLAFGGTEFLLLAAMAYDRYVAICDPLCYIAVMSPRLCMALAAVSWLVGLANSAMETALTMHLPTCGHNVLNHVACETLALMRLACVDITFNQVVIVASSVVVLLVPCCLVSLSYTHIAAVVLRIRSTHGRRKAFGTCASHLTVVSMSYGMALFTYMQPHSMASAEQEKLVVLFYAVVTPMLNPLIYSLQNKDVKAALSRVLIRSSALKQ, from the coding sequence ATGGGAAGGGACAACGTGACCTGGGTGAGTGAGTTCATCCTAATGGGCCTCTCCAGTGACAGgggtacccaggctggactctTTATCTTATTTGCGGCCGCCTACCTGCTGACCCTGCTGGGCAATGGGCTTATCCTGCTCCTGATCTGGCTGGATGTGCGACTCCACCTGCCCATGTATTTCTTCCTCTGCAATCTGTCACTCGTGGACATCTGCTATACCTCCAGCGGGGTCCCTCAGATGCTGGTGCACTTCCTCATGGAGAAGAAGACCATCTCCTTTGCGCAATGTGGGACCCAGCTTTTTTTCTCCCTGGCCTTTGGAGGGACCGAATTTTTGCTGCTGGCCGCAATGGCCTATGACCGCTATGTGGCCATCTGTGACCCCCTGTGTTACATAGCAGTGATGAGCCCAAGGCTCTGCATGGCACTGGCAGCTGTCTCTTGGCTCGTGGGCCTGGCTAATTCTGCAATGGAGACGGCACTCACCATGCACCTGCCCACCTGTGGGCACAACGTACTAAACCATGTGGCCTGTGAGACACTGGCACTGATGAGGTTGGCCTGCGTGGACATCACCTTCAATCAGGTGGTAATAGTGGCCTCCAGTGTGGTGGTGCTGCTGGTGCCCTGCTGCCTGGTCTCACTGTCCTACACCCACATTGCAGCTGTCGTTCTGCGGATCCGCTCCACCCATGGACGCCGCAAGGCCTTCGGGACCTGTGCCTCCCACCTCACTGTGGTCTCCATGTCCTATGGGATGGCCCTCTTTACCTACATGCAGCCTCACTCCATGGCCTCAGCTGAGCAGGAAAAGCTGGTGGTGCTCTTCTATGCTGTGGTGACCCCCATGTTGAATCCTCTCATCTACAGTCTGCAGAACAAGGATGTGAAGGCAGCTCTGAGTCGAGTTCTGATAAGGAGCTCTGCATTAAAACAGTAG